From Macrobrachium nipponense isolate FS-2020 chromosome 6, ASM1510439v2, whole genome shotgun sequence, a single genomic window includes:
- the LOC135216916 gene encoding collectin-10-like: MKNNLRMFFLLAILFWRETSPISMLFRRQSMDYCPVLDPLTTTTARSLKHCAIMCLTLGNCGGVCFHSDNRCRTYKKLNSSLGMVDDTGFKVIWDDSVARSPDFRKVYEFQSAKQEFKDAKQTCQDAGAILAVPKNIEENEFIFRVTAESSEDKIWIGLDDIAQELTFVNTTSKSITGYAYFESGEPTNDHNKNCVVLQRDKNSRWKATKCDEKYPFACEKLLP, from the exons ATGAAGAATAATCTGAGAATGTTTTTTCTACTGGCAATCCTCTTTTGGCGAGAGACATCACCCATTAGCATGCTATTCCGTCGACAGAGCATGGACTATTGCCCTGTACTTGATCCCTTGACCACTACGACAGCTAGAAGTCTG AAACACTGTGCTATAATGTGTCTAACATTAGGCAACTGTGGAGGCGTTTGCTTCCACAGCGATAACCGGTGTCGTACCTACAAAAAGCTCAACAGTTCGTTGGGCATGGTGGATGACACTGGTTTCAAGGTGATTTGGGATG ATTCTGTGGCTAGGTCCCCTGATTTCCGCAAGGTGTATGAATTCCAGTCTGCAAAACAGGAGTTTAAAGACGCAAAACAAACTTGCCAAGATGCTGGAGCTATATTAGCAGTGCCAAAG AATATTGAAGAGAACGAATTCATCTTCCGCGTAACTGCAGAGAGCAGCGAAGACAAAATCTGGATTGGCCTTGATGATATTGCACAAGAACTCACCTTTGTAAATACAACATCAA AATCAATCACAGGTTACGCATACTTCGAATCTGGCGAACCGACTAATGACCATAACAAGAACTGTGTCGTCCTCCAGCGGGATAAAAATAGTCGGTGGAAGGCAACTAAATGTGACGAGAAGTACCCTTTCGCCTGCGAAAAGCTTCTTCCTTAA